DNA sequence from the Cataglyphis hispanica isolate Lineage 1 chromosome 12, ULB_Chis1_1.0, whole genome shotgun sequence genome:
AAAGTATAGAGAACAGTTAATTAACTACAAGCGTATGTATATAgagttgatatatatatgtgtatgtgtgtgtggtgtgcgtgcgtgtgtgtaaatgaataaatcatcATAGAAATTAAGTACCTAACAAATGCATtgaaataatgcatttattaaatgtgtgatttttttatcaaaagtgctttttttatattgtatattttttatattttatacttattatattctcaacaaattttattaaacatttataatatgttatatatttatatgctatatatatatgtgcgtgtgtgtaattttattatactttttaattatacaagtttttatattttacataaaatctttttttgataataatcaaaaattatatattaatcttacttttaattataagaacaaCATAGCACAAATACAATGGTtgcatttgtatattaattaatgaaatacattGATATCTTTGTGCTAGTCATTGGCAcactgtaatattttatataatacatgataATTTATACAGACTCTATTACATTCAATTATTGATttgcaaacaaaaattattttttcttctttctgatTTAATACTCATAATACacaattgatatatttgattcttttttgtaaaagaataaatatttatgttacacCTAGGGTCTCAACGAGATGGGAGAGCAACAACAGCTTCCGCTGGAATTCGTTGATGGTTTTATATTGGAGATATCTCTTAGTATACCATGGTCGGCGTTACTTAGCCAAGCGAGTTACATGGAAGTGAAAGGTCTCAGATTTACGGTGCAGCCGCGACAAAGAGTCGAGACCGGGACGTCGATGTTCGAGTCTATGTGGAGTTCTATGACGTCCAGTATGCAACTGGCGCAAGAATGTTTGCAGCAGGAGGCGAGCAACGCGGGAAATGCTCAGCCTTTAGAAGCGGTGGAGCTGTTTGCGCAGACTATTGATTCaagtagaatattattttatttctacatgtACAGTCATGTTGTTAAATCTGAAActgaattatttttcgtatattaGTATTATCCAGGGTCAAAGTGAGATTCATCGATACTGTGATACGTTTGGAACATGTACCTTTGAACTCTTCCACGGGGGTGGCGATCGAAATGTGGATACAGAATCTTGAATATTCCGACGAGGCTGGATTAGATCCTAGTAGTACATCTCTGGATCCCGATGAATCCGCAAAGGGTTATATCATTTCGGCATTCTCCACCAAGCGATTCTACATGGAGGGAGTGACTTTCCATACAGACGAGTTTCCCTCTCATGCGAGAACGTTTTCTAGAAGTTTGGCAAGTACGTGCTCTACTCCCGATTCTAAAGTaagtataaacaaatatagatCCGCGTAGAGTATCGATATCGCAAATATGATTTCAAAAGAGATTTTCTCAGAATTtaacttctctttcttttggcCAATAGAATTCGGACAGTCTGTTTACCTCCGCACAAATGTCTCCTACTCCGAGTATGCACACTCCTCCAGAGGCAAATACTACTAACAATTCGAATGAATTAAATCCAATTATGTTTGCTAAGTTAGCAGGTAGAcaagaaataagattaaaaatgaaacaagGGGAAGGAATATCAGGACCaaaggtaaataaattttcataaattatttctaatctcTTTTGATTCAAaagctatttaaatttatataatatatttatttccgaTTCAGATCTTTATTTTCCTCTAAAATGAtggaataatatgtattttttcaggtagaattagaaattattctgGGATCACTTACCTTGTTCTTGAGTCCCAGACAATTGCACGTTTTGTTAGAATTAGCGCATGGCCTAGCATCGCCGAATCTAGAAGACATGAGTAACGTCGTTCCAAGAAGATATGCAGAGAAACCTATGGCTAGCAGCGACTTCAATCGCATAGAACGTGAACTTATTCATCAGACGCATCCTATGCAGGACTTAAAGACTACAGTATGAGACTATAGTATTATTGatacgtttttatataaatatgtatatgatttaatataatataattgtgagTTATATATTACAGGATCTACGATATGCTCAAGGATGGTCTACAGGATCAGTGGACGAATCCGATAACGAAGATGAATTTTTACCGATGAAATTACCGGGTTCTACATCAATGTGTGATTCAATCGTGAGCAATAGTTTCAGTATGGAGGGCAGTATATCGATCAGTAGCATTAGTTCAAAAAGCTCTGTGACGAATTTGCCGACAAGACACAATAGACAAAGACATAATATAGATAACGACACTTCCGCGGAGACTACTCAATTCCATATAAGAGTATCTTCCGTCGCTCTAGTTTTGTTGCACGAAGATATATTGACGCCGTGCGTGGAACAACTCGGTCTAACTTCTAATAGCATAAAACAAATGAAGAGTGCTGCAAAGGAATTTTTCAGACAATTAGGAACATTTGCAATGGGCGGCTTTGGAAGTAAAGATTTCGATACAGCGTCAAAATCACTCACGGATGCCTGTCGATTAAGTCATATTAGgtatattaatcattagatcaataataaattctaatttattataactaaaaaaaatatatcttttgattATAGATTACTGGCTGCACCGCTGGTAGTCGAAGGTAGTGAAAAGACTACTAGTCAGTATTCTGCAATATCGGGAAGCTTGACTTTAGCTAGTCTGGAAGTTGTAGAATGTTTGGTCGATTCCAACAACCCTAACTCGTACAGAGCATCAACGATGGAATTCGTCGAACTATTAGCGTTTACGAAAGAAAGCACGGCTAATATTGGATTTTCCAATAAAACCGATTTTAGaatgagatttaaatatacacaaaagGCTGTCCGACATGCTCACACAACGAAATTTGCACATCCACGCACAGAGATTGAGTAAGTTATCTCGCATTTACCTTTAAACTATCtaacaatttgaatattttactttatgtttaatattttatagactgtctgaaattaataaaaaacagaacTTGTTGATCAATTGATAGTAAACTgcgaattaattgtattagtTTTATGTCATCTTATCTTTCAGCATTCAAATGGAACCTTGCAAAGGCGAGATAGACATTACGATTGTAGATAGAATATCCGCTATTCTTAATCCGCAACCAATATGTACTTGCAACCCTGTAGTAAATACTAGGGATGCTGTaagtatgcatatatacatatatatatatatatatatatatatatatatatatatatatatatatttatacaatgttatgtatatttttccaagaatatttttagaattgttttataatcttgaatatttcaatttatgggATATCAAGAGTTGcaacatatttttcagaatCAACAGACATTATTTGATCAAGCTGTGGATAGCGCAACACTGCCAGATTCCAGAGTGgatgtaaaaatttcttcgTCATCATGTACGATAAAGCTaaggtattatataaaaaatcgaggGTATTTCATGGGTGCATAAAGTctgatttgcattttttttctttacatagaTTTCCTGTCCCAGATTTAAGACCTTTGCACGATATGAGTCGTGCACCATGGTGGAAGAGATCCGTAAGATCCGATTACATGATAGCGCAAATGACAGATGCTCAAATTCATTCCACTATGGACAGTCGATCTCACTATCTAGCCAGGCACGAATTACAGTGTCGTCGGTTATTATTGTTGTACGTAGAAACCGAGGGTGACACGCCGATCGAAATTGGCCTCGCCACAGCCGACGAGAAAAGCGATGCTGCGTCGTATCAGCAGGTCAGCGACGGTCTTGGTTGGGCGAGAGTGGTAGTCATTGTATATCCAGAACGTCTCAGTGCCCCATTGGAAGATAGTTCCGAGGAAGAGCCCGAGAATGATAAACGGATTTTGGATGATAACTTGGAAAAAACTCCGAAACACGCGCCTTCTCCCTTCACTTCTAGACGAATCATGCGCGAATCCAGTACGCTTCATTCGAGATCTCATGAACATGGTGAAAAGAATGAGCAAAAGTTAGTGAAatgttttagaataaattaatgtatttatatatttataattctttttattatattaatgttctaAAACAGTGATGGCGAGGAATTAATTATACCCGGCAATCGACAAGAGATGTTGGAATTTATTGAGGAAGGTATACATGGCTCTAGATTGCAATTGGAAATCAATCTACCTTGCGCTTCCGTCCAAATACCGTCTAAACGCATTTACGAACAACTCTATAATCGATTTAATACCGATTTATTCCTGTGGGAGCCGTCAGCGCCCAGACCCAAGTACACCACTTATATGGAAAGTCACATCGGCCTCGACTTGGCATCGACTCTCTTACAGGAATCTGCTTATCCTAggtaaatattctaaaaacattttgataaattttgatatattcttgaaaattaatcatataatttgtaGATTCAGCATGTGCAAAAGCGGGATCCAATATAATTCCGATTCCGACTCGGATGAGGAAGGTATTTTCCAATCGACAACGAACGAGAAAAATCGCAAGGATCATCAGCAGACACGAATATCATCGAAGAAAGCTCAAAGCAAACTTGCAGTGACTCTGAGCATTAATCAGGGTCTGCTATCTATGTACACTCCCGTACGCGATTCTATGCGTAACGTTATACCCGGACAACAAGGGGAGCTCATTATTCGATTGGAGGATGCAACAATATTTTCCGTAACAGCGTACAAGGGGAATGTGAATTTGAGCTACGCTTGCGCCATGATGAAGAGCATATCGCTCGATCATTGCGGTTTGACAACGAGCCCGTCAACGACACCACCGCTGAGATGTATCAATAGCGTTACACCGCGACACTGCGAGAGAACGATATATCGCAGCGGATCCGGCAGTAATATAGCAGTGAATCCTAGTGACAAGGATATGATGACAATCGCAGTGAGGATACAAGCGGCTCATCAAACGCACCGTATAAAGACGTTTCGTGTCGCGATAAGTATAAGCAATGCCACATTGAGGCATCGAATGTGTCCTACTACCACAACGTGGTTCACAGAGTTCTTAGACTGTCTAGATGTAGCGGATCATCCGGTCGCGGGTTACACACCACCGGGCGTTTTGACTGAACTGCATTTACATCTTTGGGATTGCGCGATCGATTATAGGCCACTTCACCTGCCGTTGAGATCTATTGTGACCCTTGGCAATTTCAGCGTGTCGAGCAACATCACCGCTCAGACCAATACATCGACATTGCGCTTCATCGCAGAAGACGTTGCACTCTTCATATCGGACAGATTAATGCGCGAAAAGTCAGGAGTGGATATCAGGCGGGATTATGTGTGCGTGATGAATTTTGGCCTGTTCGAATTGTCGCTGCGCCTGAATGAGAGAATGCATGGTGGTACGCCGCGCGTTGATCTCCGGGCGAGCAACAATGTATTGCACATACGCACGTGCTCGGATTCTGGTCGCGCTCTCATGCAACTGCTCACGTATGTCGCCAACGATGGTGATCTGCAACAGCAACCGAACAACAATGCGACTAATCACAACAGCACCGAGAGCATACCTACCGCTGTGCCACCAACATCGACGTGCGAGGAAAATCTTTTGGGCGTCGAAAGTATCAATACTCTAAGCAGAAGTCAGGTTGAGCGAGTCTACAGCTTGATGGAAGACGCGTTGGAGGAAACTGTGAAGGGAACAACGACAACAACCCAAAATGGTGGAAATGAAAACGGGAAGACGCCAATGACGGAGAATCGAGTTGAATTCTTCTTCCCTGATGAATCGTGCGCTTTGCGTTCGATAGAGACGCGAACAAAGAGTTCGCAAGAATGCAATAAAGCAATCGTGTGCGGCGTGaatgacgatgatgacgatgatgacgaaTTTTGTATCTTAGGAGAAGAAGCTGGTGCGGGAATAATACCGCGCTACGGAGTACCTGAGGTTCGGTCATTGTGCCAAGAACCGTTGAGAATAGTGGATAATCACTTTTCCGTGCCAGTCGGAAAAACCGATCTGTTGCAGACTCCGCCAAATTATCCTGCACCAGTCTTGAAGTATACTCTCTGTGAGATGACATTGATATGGCACATGTATGGCGGCAACGATTTTGATAGCTCGCAATTACAGTGCTCTGCGAAACACGTGACCATCAACGACAACGCTCGCAACAATATCGCGCATGGGAGgtacgaaaattaaaaattaaaattaagagattaaaagaaattttaaatttgaatataaattttaactctccctctctttctctttttacttaATAGGAGTAGATCCGCTATAGGTGCAGTAGGCTTCAACAAGTCTAGTCCGAACGAAGTACACTTCGGTAGCGTGCCGAATTCGCCGCGCGCAACGAGAAGCAACGAATCATTAATCGATTGGCACACACTGGGCGGCCCTGGTCGACGGCACGATGTGCTGATGGAATTGCAATTGAGCAAGGTTCGCTTCCAACATGAGGTCTATCCGGAGAACACTCGGGAAGCATCCAGGCAAGTGCTATTG
Encoded proteins:
- the LOC126853427 gene encoding autophagy-related protein 2 homolog B, yielding MSKMSWLGWSADIKKRACKYLLQRYLGHFLHDLSLDQLTVDLYNGKGQVDNVYLNVQGLNEMGEQQQLPLEFVDGFILEISLSIPWSALLSQASYMEVKGLRFTVQPRQRVETGTSMFESMWSSMTSSMQLAQECLQQEASNAGNAQPLEAVELFAQTIDSILSRVKVRFIDTVIRLEHVPLNSSTGVAIEMWIQNLEYSDEAGLDPSSTSLDPDESAKGYIISAFSTKRFYMEGVTFHTDEFPSHARTFSRSLASTCSTPDSKNSDSLFTSAQMSPTPSMHTPPEANTTNNSNELNPIMFAKLAGRQEIRLKMKQGEGISGPKVELEIILGSLTLFLSPRQLHVLLELAHGLASPNLEDMSNVVPRRYAEKPMASSDFNRIERELIHQTHPMQDLKTTDLRYAQGWSTGSVDESDNEDEFLPMKLPGSTSMCDSIVSNSFSMEGSISISSISSKSSVTNLPTRHNRQRHNIDNDTSAETTQFHIRVSSVALVLLHEDILTPCVEQLGLTSNSIKQMKSAAKEFFRQLGTFAMGGFGSKDFDTASKSLTDACRLSHIRLLAAPLVVEGSEKTTSQYSAISGSLTLASLEVVECLVDSNNPNSYRASTMEFVELLAFTKESTANIGFSNKTDFRMRFKYTQKAVRHAHTTKFAHPRTEIDIQMEPCKGEIDITIVDRISAILNPQPICTCNPVVNTRDANQQTLFDQAVDSATLPDSRVDVKISSSSCTIKLRFPVPDLRPLHDMSRAPWWKRSVRSDYMIAQMTDAQIHSTMDSRSHYLARHELQCRRLLLLYVETEGDTPIEIGLATADEKSDAASYQQVSDGLGWARVVVIVYPERLSAPLEDSSEEEPENDKRILDDNLEKTPKHAPSPFTSRRIMRESSTLHSRSHEHGEKNEQNDGEELIIPGNRQEMLEFIEEGIHGSRLQLEINLPCASVQIPSKRIYEQLYNRFNTDLFLWEPSAPRPKYTTYMESHIGLDLASTLLQESAYPRFSMCKSGIQYNSDSDSDEEGIFQSTTNEKNRKDHQQTRISSKKAQSKLAVTLSINQGLLSMYTPVRDSMRNVIPGQQGELIIRLEDATIFSVTAYKGNVNLSYACAMMKSISLDHCGLTTSPSTTPPLRCINSVTPRHCERTIYRSGSGSNIAVNPSDKDMMTIAVRIQAAHQTHRIKTFRVAISISNATLRHRMCPTTTTWFTEFLDCLDVADHPVAGYTPPGVLTELHLHLWDCAIDYRPLHLPLRSIVTLGNFSVSSNITAQTNTSTLRFIAEDVALFISDRLMREKSGVDIRRDYVCVMNFGLFELSLRLNERMHGGTPRVDLRASNNVLHIRTCSDSGRALMQLLTYVANDGDLQQQPNNNATNHNSTESIPTAVPPTSTCEENLLGVESINTLSRSQVERVYSLMEDALEETVKGTTTTTQNGGNENGKTPMTENRVEFFFPDESCALRSIETRTKSSQECNKAIVCGVNDDDDDDDEFCILGEEAGAGIIPRYGVPEVRSLCQEPLRIVDNHFSVPVGKTDLLQTPPNYPAPVLKYTLCEMTLIWHMYGGNDFDSSQLQCSAKHVTINDNARNNIAHGRSRSAIGAVGFNKSSPNEVHFGSVPNSPRATRSNESLIDWHTLGGPGRRHDVLMELQLSKVRFQHEVYPENTREASRQVLLVHEIEVRDRLASSHINKFLYQYSSEARPRQSHSIMFTMKAVHVRPDPRLSAQECCLKLSLLPLRLNIDQDSLLFLIQFFNELGGGSKRSQESSNTLNSTQSTPVSKQGTPTHHPPIMSVNDDALKNDAMMNMSQNNIIDQNLLILLEDELTFRDNKTKTKAVQQIHDDSQPIYFRSVVFGPEVLIRLDYQGKRMDFTHGPLAGLLMGLAELNCSELRLKRLSYRHGLLGYDKLLAYLASEWLQDIKKNQLPSLLGGVGPMHSVVQLFQGIRDLFWLPIEQYQRDGRIVRGLQRGANSFTTCTAMAALELTCRIVQALQTTAETAYDIVSPGPSVRCKNKGQKGRRKRYSQPLDIREGVANAYTLVKEGLGETATQLVRVASEEHEHKGTVGAVGGVLRQIPPTVVKPIILATEATSNVLGGMRSSLVPDARREAVQKWRQNSDTS